The Mustela nigripes isolate SB6536 unplaced genomic scaffold, MUSNIG.SB6536 HiC_scaffold_76, whole genome shotgun sequence DNA window GGGTTCACAAATAGGACCTGGAAGATCCCCAGAGGTTCTAGGATCCCCCAGGAGCCAAAGAAACCTAGGAAAGGCCCCACAGCACTGGGAGGCTTTGTGCCTAACACCTGTGAGCTGGTGGGACCATTCTGTGGGGGTGGGTCTGGCAGAGTGAGACATGTGACCCCAGCTGCTGATCATCTGACTACTTGCTCTGTTTGGGAGAGAAGTCCCAGCAGTTGGCCTGCAGAAACTCTGTGGAGATAGTGCCAGCAGGTTTTGTCTCCCATTTTCCTCGCCCTTTCCCTtttcatggggtggggggcagggggaggcggcGCTCCTGAACCCCTGTAACCTTGAAGGGTTGGCTCTGGCAGTAAAGGGCTGCTgatgcttcctccttctccacttGAGACAAAGCGAACTGATTCCTGCCTTGGAGGAAGATGGCGCCCTGTTCGTTGAGCAACTGGTGCTGACCTGGGTCAAGAGGGCTCCAGGTGGGGCTCGCGtgtggtcacagggtcctgggccGACTGAGGTGTCAGGAGAGGGAGCTAAGGATCAGGAGTGGATGCGAGAGGTGTTTTCCAGCCCCCAGAAGATAGGTCATCAAGGCCGAGAGCACGTGCCGTCCCACGTTCCTTATAACCAGGTACTGCGGTGGCATCTCTGGCTGCACTTCTGGGGGTGTgggaaggtggaggagggaaCTGGTTGGATGGTGTGGGTGCTGGGACAGGATGGCTGCAGTTTCCCAGGGGTTGGAGTCCCTGGTGTCTACTTTCCCAGGACAGCTGGGGCCTTGTGAAAATCGGGAAAGGAACACATGCAAGAGGAATGGAGAGCCTTGTGCTCGTGACTCAGAGATGCTCAGACAAGGCTGGTGGCCTTAGGAGGGGATGACCTTGTGAAAAGACGGAACAAGAGCTAAAACTGGAGGCAGAACTTTGAGATGGGGGGTGTCGGAGGGGCTTTTCTGAAATGCGAAAGTGAATACATGGGCAGATTTTGCAACACCAGGCAGCCTGCTGTCTTCTCAAGTCTCTGCTCTCCCACCCCCGCCTACTCGCCCACCCCACCCTGTGCTTCCTCCCATGTCTCACCACGCTCCTTCCCTGTTTCTGCTTTCCCTGTCCTTCTCCTGTCCTGTTCCTCCACACCCTCTGTCCACTCTTTccctttttcatctcttccctGGTGCCCTGTTCATCTGTTTCAGTCCCTCTGGCTGCCTGCCCTGgccctctgtccttctgtcctttaATGTGGGGCCCATGGGAACTGGAGTTCACAGCAAAACAGGAAGAGCCTGGGAGCAGGAAACTGGGAGCAGGGCAGCGGGTGAACAACCAGCAGTAACCTCAGCTCCTGGCCTCCCACATCTGGACTGAAGCATCCCCTGTCTCTCCCGCTGCAGCCCACCAGCCCTCGCTTCTTCCGTCTCAGTGCTCCACTGGCCACTGGACTCCGTGGGGTCCAGACAAGAGTATTCCTGGACTCTGacacaggagaaaggaagagcacAGGGACTAGAGCAAGGACATCTGGATTCTGACCCCAGCTTGGTCACTGTGTGTGGTCTTGGCAGGGGCTTTGCCATGAGCTCAGGGCTCTCTGTGAAATGGTGCTCCTGTTActtgccctccctccttcctgggaGCCCAAAAGAACCGAAAGAGATAGTGAGGGGTTTGTGTGTGGAAACAAGCACTGGAAGGTTAACAGTGCGCAGATTCGAGGCGATGGGAAGACCTGTAGATGAAAGGATCGAGGGGGAAGGAGAACTGCTGCTCTTtcttgaacacctactgtgtccCACCCCTTGAGCTGTGTGATACGTTGTGTACCTCTCATGACAACCGTATGTGGCAAACACCATTATTCTTACCATCCCTATTTTAAAGGTAgggaaacaggttcagagatATGATGTAACTCATTTAATTAAGATCACAGTTagaaagaggcagaggcaaagcCAGGCCCAGAGCTCAGGTGCTGAAAGCTCAGGTGTAGAAGAggatcatattatttttttttgttcaccTGTTCATTTAACAATCAGGAACGTAGTTCCTGTTCTGTTGCCTGCTTTGTGCGAGGCCCTGTTCCATGGGTGACAGGGGagataaaatcaataaaacatgGTGTCTCCTCTCGGATGGATCTCACGTTCCAGGCTGCAGGGCAGGATGGCTATGGCTGTAGTCTCAGTAGATGCTGGATAGAACCTACCATCACTTCAGATGAACGATTCCCAGATGTGCATACCGTCCCAGGTCCATCCTGGGCTGGCACCTGGGTTACCTGCCgtctctgcctccacccccatcccagccctgccattgctcctctctctctgggtctcttcaCATCTTGGTGGCCCCCTGCAGGGTACCGCCACTCGGAGACTCCCTGGAAGGATGAGCACCGGTCTCTCCACCCCTGGAGTTATTATACTAATTTGGCTGAGGCCTGGGGCTAGTAGGGAGAGCTTTTGGCCCTtcccagaggcaggggaggaggagggaggctgggaaagcaGGCTGAGGCTCAGTGTTGCAATTCCAGGCAGTGCCGGGACCTTTGCTCTACGAGGTGACTCTGGAGGCTGCCGGGATTGGggtagggggtgcctgggaggcagCCCTTCTGTAAGAGCGGCTAAGAGCCACTGGggtgaggagaggaaggggagagatgtGGAACTGGGCAGGTCTACAGAGAAATGGGACTGTCGTGGttgggggcggcgggggcaggggtgaggctggaCTGAGGGGGCGGGCGGTCGCGCTGGGGAGGAGTCAACATGGTGGGGAAGCTGCCCTGTGGGTGTGGGGGATGGCGGCTAGGGCTCTAGTCAGTCGTCTCCGGTCTGCCTAGCAGGAAGGAGAAGTGGCCCGACCCCTTGGCAGTCCCTCCCCTCAGCCTTTCCCCACATTACTTCCCCGGGGCTCCGGTCCCTCACTTGCTCAGCTCCGGCTCCCAGTGCAAGATCTCAGACAGGAGATTGcaccgccctcccctcccagcaAGGGGGCTCCAGAGACTGCCCCAGCCGGGAAGTCTGGTGGCCTGGGGATTCGGTGGGTCTGCTCCTCAGCACTGGCCTGGGGCTCTTTGTGTGAGTCTGGGAGGGAGCGCGTAGGGTCTACGCGGGTACCCTGGTATGGGTCTACAGGGTACCCTGTAGATCTTAGGGGTCTCTGGGGAGAAGTGaaggatgatgatggtgatggcagCCCAGGAAGCAAGAGGATTCTATTTGGGTCCAGAATAACTCCTGAGGGGTTCTGGGGGAGGGGATCCTGGCTGTGAAATGGAGCAACTCCTGGAGGTAGGAGGTTTGTGCTGGGACGCTGGAAAGTGACAGCAGTGAAGTTATCTAACAAGCAGTGAGTCTTACTGGGTGAGTGAGCCTCAATCCCATGCCCTAGTCCTGGCCAACTTTGGCTGTCCTCAgtgctggaggaaggggaaggggctcTGACAGAAGCTGGGCAGATGTGCCCAGACACTCTGTGATGGCCTGGAGGTGTCCCTCGGGGAGAAAAGGTGGCAAGGTGGGCACCTTAGCCAACAGCtcagactttggagtcagaccagAGTTGGAATCTTGGCTCTACACCGTTGCCTAACTGTGTGGCTATAGGCAATTTACTTAATCTTTTTGAACCTCAGTTCCCTCGTCTATAAAATGGGTTTAAGAGTGAAGTCATGACATCATAGGCGTATCTAGAGGAAGGCATATAAATCTTTAGCACAGCCCGATATATACATACAGAGCAAGTAAGTGTTGGCGGGTATATGAGTACTCGTAGGATCAGGAGGAGAAGGTTGATGAGGCCAGAGAGGGCCCCAGTTCTGAAGACAGTAACCTCGGTCATTCCTGCAGGACAGCCGCCTTGGTAATGTCCAGGGCTCCAGGAAGAGATGTCCCTGTGGCTGGAGGCCCCCGTGCCTGATGCTTCTCCTGGTAAGCGTCTTCACTCCAGCCCTCTCCTCTGAGCTCAGATCCCAGATCCTCTCCTCCCTCGGGAATCAGCCTCCTTCAGTACTTGCCTTCAGCTGTCCCCTGGAGAGCAGTCCAGAGTGGTTCTCGGTATTGCTTGCCTCCTTCTGCCCAGACTACCTCTGTGCTGGGTCTGGTGCTGGTCCTTCTCAAGGTGGGCTTGCCGCTGGGGAGAGCTGGCTTGTCTGGTGCCTACCAGCACTGGCTTTGATTCTGTCTGACCTCTGAAGTGGATGCATGTCAGCCCTTCAAGGGGACAAAGGTTAACATCCTCATCTAAGGTACTGAGGTGCAGGGGATTACAAGAGACTAGCCCTAGAGCCCACATAAACCCCAGGGTCCTGAAGCCTGAGCCAACATTTTGCTGCCCTCTAGGGGTAGAGAGAAATGAGCAGTTTCCCAGAAGGACACTAAGGAAGTGGATGGGAGGGACCTGAGACCCCCTTGTGCCTCTTTTTTGGGGCTCAGACTCTGCAGCGGAGCTGTGGGAGCCAGATGCACAAGATGCCAGCAGCCAGGCGCTGGGAGGCAACACCTGTATCCTCAGGGAGGAAGCCAGCACTCCCCAGTCCGGTGGGGGCtctctgggggcagggctggaggcagcAGAGCCTGCAGTCCTGCTCCCTGGGGTGGATACCCCTCCAGAGTCTACAGGTGAGGAGCTGTTGGatttggaggaggaaggggccccCTGGATCTGGGAGGGGTACCATAGGGCTGTTTACCTTGTGAGACCATGGTTAAGTCCAAAGGCTTTGGATTCTACTAGACCTGAATGATCTGAATGTGAATTTTGTCTCTGCCTTGGgtcttcctgagcctcagtttccttatctgtaagatggaaataataatagtacgTATCTGTTACATTTGGGAGGATCAGTGCATGTAAAGGGCTCAGGCAGTACCTAGGACAGAATAGCACTTGGCACATGAGAGCTACTTTGTCATAACAGACTAGACAGCATGCACCGAAGGGGATGAAGTTCACTGAGTGCTCAGCGCAGTGGCCAACTGGGCACCAGGGGCTTTCTTCTTGGAGAGGAACATGAAGTCTCTCCTCTTTCCAGAGCTCCGTCCACAAAAGCGGAAAAAGGGGCCAGCCCCCAAAATGCTGGGGAACGAGCTGTGCAGTGTGTGTGGGGACAAGGCGTCCGGTTTCCACTACAACGTGCTGAGCTGTGAGGGCTGCAAGGGGTTCTTCCGCCGCAGTGTCATCAAGGGGGCGCGCTATGTCTGCCACAGTGGGGGCCACTGCCCCATGGACACCTACATGCGTCGCAAATGTCAGGAGTGTCGTCTTCGAAAATGCCGCCAGGCTGGCATGCGGGAGGAGTGTGAGTGTCTGGGGACAGGAGTCGGGGGGGAGGATGACGGGAAAGGGCTGCCGGGGTGTGAGAGTAGACAGGCAGCTGAGCCTACAGGGTCTTCCTACGTGGTCCCTAAGTATGAGTTAAAATCTCGTCCTTGACTTTACCCAGTGCTCTCTGCTTTTCTAGAGCCTCAAACTACCCCTCTGTCCCATCCTTGTTTCTTGTgtccccctcttctcccctcGTCATGTCCAACCCTGTCCTTAGGTGTCTTGTCAGAAGAGCAGATCCGCCTGAAGAAACTGAAGCGGctagaggaggagcaggctcagGCCACGTCCATGCCCCCAAGGGTGTCCTCACCCCCGCAAGTCCTGCCCCAGCTCAGCCCCGAGCAGCGGGGCATGATTGAGAAGCTGGTGGCTGCCCAGCAGCAGTGTAACAGACGCTCTTTTTCTGACCGGCTTCGAGTCACGGTAACCGAGGGAACCGGGGAGAGGTGGCCGTGCCCAGAGCACCCACCGGCTTCTTGATCGCTGACTCAGTGTAGTTCGTTTTCTCCATCCTCGCCCTGCTGGGTAGCCTTGGCCCATGGCACCAGATCCCCAGAGCCGGGAGGCCCGTCAGCAGCGTTTTGCCCACTTCACCGAGCTGGCCATCGTCTCCGTGCAGGAGATCGTTGATTTTGCCAAACAGCTGCCTGGCTTCCTGCAGCTCAGCCGGGAGGACCAGATCGCCCTGCTGAAGACCTCTGCGATCGAGGTGGCTGGCAAGGccgaggggagaagggagaagcagggcggGACTGTCTCCCACACTTCCAGACAGCCAGGTGGGGAGCGAAGGGGCCCCATGCCAAGACCAGCCTTCTGAGTCCCTGTTTGAGGTCTGCTACTTGCGTGCAGGTGATGCTTCTGGAGACATCTCGGAGGTACAACCCTGGGAGTGAGAGTATCACCTTCCTCAAGGATTTCAGTTATAACCGGGAAGACTTTGCCAAAGCAGGTAAGAACTGAGGTCAGAAAAGGATTGGGTTGGATGGAAAGACACTTTCTGTCACTGGGCTCATAGTGACTACAGAGACACAGGCCCAGGGTTTGGGGTTGCTGTATGCGGAAGGATCCATTTGTTTTTCCAAGACAGAAAGTTGGAGTGGTAATAGGCCTCTCTCAGCTGCTACAAAGAGACATCTGACCTCTGTTGCATTTGGCCAGTGGTTTTCAGTGTTTCAGGGAGCCCGAGGGGGTTGGGGCTCCTCTAAGTGTCCCCTtagaggaggaacagagaggtaCAAGACGACCTTCAACCTCTCTATAGCCAAACAAGAAACCCCACTTAATGCTGTGCTTCTACATAATGTTTTGCTTGAAGAAACAATATCACAGCGAGGGAAAAAGCTCGAAAACTGCTGCAATGAGCCTTTTAGTAATTAGTGATGAACTTGGTTGTGCTCTTTAAGGATCGTGTGGA harbors:
- the LOC132008231 gene encoding oxysterols receptor LXR-alpha isoform X1; protein product: MSLWLEAPVPDASPDSAAELWEPDAQDASSQALGGNTCILREEASTPQSGGGSLGAGLEAAEPAVLLPGVDTPPESTELRPQKRKKGPAPKMLGNELCSVCGDKASGFHYNVLSCEGCKGFFRRSVIKGARYVCHSGGHCPMDTYMRRKCQECRLRKCRQAGMREECVLSEEQIRLKKLKRLEEEQAQATSMPPRVSSPPQVLPQLSPEQRGMIEKLVAAQQQCNRRSFSDRLRVTPWPMAPDPQSREARQQRFAHFTELAIVSVQEIVDFAKQLPGFLQLSREDQIALLKTSAIEVMLLETSRRYNPGSESITFLKDFSYNREDFAKAGLQVEFINPIFEFSRAMNELQLNDAEFALLIAISIFSADRPNVQDQLQVERLQHTYVEALHAYVSIHHPHDRLMFPRMLMKLVSLRTLSSVHSEQVFALRLQDKKLPPLLSEIWDVHE
- the LOC132008231 gene encoding oxysterols receptor LXR-alpha isoform X2, yielding MSLWLEAPVPDASPDSAAELWEPDAQDASSQALGGNTCILREEASTPQSGGGSLGAGLEAAEPAVLLPGVDTPPESTELRPQKRKKGPAPKMLGNELCSVCGDKASGFHYNVLSCEGCKGFFRRSVIKGARYVCHSGGHCPMDTYMRRKCQECRLRKCRQAGMREECVLSEEQIRLKKLKRLEEEQAQATSMPPRVSSPPQVLPQLSPEQRGMIEKLVAAQQQCNRRSFSDRLRVTPWPMAPDPQSREARQQRFAHFTELAIVSVQEIVDFAKQLPGFLQLSREDQIALLKTSAIEVMLLETSRRYNPGSESITFLKDFSYNREDFAKAGLQVEFINPIFEFSRAMNELQLNDAEFALLIAISIFSAGPTDVPTDANETGEPPDTEQCPFRASVCTAPAGQKASSAAL